The following coding sequences are from one Musa acuminata AAA Group cultivar baxijiao chromosome BXJ1-6, Cavendish_Baxijiao_AAA, whole genome shotgun sequence window:
- the LOC103987103 gene encoding phosphatidylinositol 4-phosphate 5-kinase 1 has protein sequence MRRPADDDGDSAEGDGGDEVAEDREKPPVQMRGRSQGGGGRRVAPTVCPANDEEAGDAVVEKALPNGDLYTGGFVGSAPHGRGKYLWVDGCMYEGEWRRGKAAGKGKFSWPSGATFEGEFRSGRMEGLGTFIGADGNTYRGQWVADRKHGFGSKAYANGDYYEGMWRRNLQEGQGRYIWRNGNQYIGEWRGGVINGRGALIWANGNRYDGQWENGVPKGSGVFTWPDGSCYVGSWSHGEPMALNGTFYPAPTTARKETPGKSSSFFHLDDELVVPMTPLVPLSGKLSSIDGGAPGRGSSAAEKSFPRICIWELDGEAGDITCDIIDTLEAAMLYRDGSTFDQSSATLIGTVQQRQNPCCLSTHEVKKPGQTISKGHKNYDLMLNLQLGIRYSIGKPGSAQLRELRPSDFDPMEKYWTRFPPEGSKITPPHLSVEFRWKDYCPMVFRHLRKLFSVDPADYMLAICGNDALRELSSPGKSGSFFFLTQDDRFMIKTVKKSEAKVLIRMLSSYYRHVCRYANSLVTRFYGVHCVKPNGGQKVRFIVMGNLFCSEYHIHRRFDLKGSSHGRTTDKAEEEIDETTTLKDLDLNFVFRLQTSWYLELLEQIKRDCEFLEAEGIMDYSLLVGVHFCEDVSASKTSISPFIGSPKIYGKKEAFQEGDAWPDLRDSMSTCQDVNGILDTRRPFIHLGANMPAKAEHVTRSESEPFVSGVALSPPTQSGKLHDVFLYFGIIDILQDYDITKKLEHAYKSLQADPNSISAVDPKLYSRRFQDFINRIFVEND, from the exons ATGCGGCGACCCGCTGACGACGACGGCGACTCGGCGGAGGGAGACGGCGGGGATGAGGTGGCTGAGGATCGAGAGAAGCCCCCTGTTCAGATGAGGGGCAGATCGCAGGGCGGAGGCGGGCGGAGGGTGGCCCCCACGGTCTGCCCCGCCAACGATGAGGAGGCGGGGGACGCGGTGGTCGAGAAGGCCCTGCCGAACGGGGACCTATACACCGGGGGGTTCGTGGGGAGCGCGCCGCACGGGCGGGGGAAGTACCTCTGGGTGGACGGGTGCATGTACGAGGGGGAGTGGCGACGGGGAAAGGCTGCTGGGAAGGGGAAGTTCTCGTGGCCTTCTGGTGCCACCTTCGAGGGTGAGTTCCGGTCCGGTAGGATGGAGGGCTTAGGCACCTTCATCGGGGCTGACGGCAATACCTACCGCGGCCAGTGGGTCGCCGACCGCAAGCACGGGTTCGGGAGCAAAGCCTACGCCAACGGAGACTACTACGAGGGCATGTGGAGGCGCAACCTCCAGGAGGGCCAAGGACGGTACATCTGGCGGAATGGCAACCAGTACATCGGTGAGTGGCGAGGCGGTGTCATCAATGGCCGCGGCGCCCTTATCTGGGCCAACGGCAACCGATACGACGGCCAGTGGGAGAACGGCGTCCCCAAGGGCAGCGGCGTGTTTACCTGGCCTGACGGTAGCTGCTACGTCGGCAGCTGGAGCCACGGCGAGCCCATGGCCCTCAACGGGACCTTCTATCCCGCCCCCACAACCGCTCGGAAGGAGACCCCCGGGAAAAGCAGCTCCTTCTTTCATTTGGATGATGAGTTGGTGGTGCCGATGACACCACTGGTTCCGTTGTCTGGGAAACTTTCTTCAATCGACGGTGGAGCACCTGGGAGAGGGAGCTCGGCAGCAGAGAAGAGCTTCCCCAGGATCTGCATATGGGAGTTGGATGGCGAGGCTGGGGACATTACTTGCGACATCATCGACACCCTTGAGGCAGCAATGCTTTATAGGGATGGATCGACCTTCGACCAGAGCAGTGCCACCCTCATCGGCACAGTGCAGCAGCGACAGAATCCCTGCTGCTTATCAACTCATGAAGTGAAGAAGCCGGGTCAGACAATATCGAAGGGACACAAGAACTATGATTTGATGTTAAACCTTCAACTAGGCATTAG ATACTCAATTGGGAAACCAGGTTCAGCACAGCTGAGGGAGCTGAGGCCATCAGACTTTGATCCAATGGAGAAGTATTGGACGAGGTTTCCTCCAGAGGGATCGAAGATTACTCCGCCACACTTGTCAGTTGAATTCCGATGGAAGGATTACTGCCCCATGGTCTTTAG GCACCTGAGGAAGTTGTTTTCAGTGGATCCAGCAGATTATATGTTGGCTATTTGTGGAAATGATGCTCTGAGGGAGCTATCTTCTCCTGGGAAGAGTGGAAGCTTCTTTTTCCTGACCCAGGATGATCGTTTTATGATTAAGACAGTAAAGAAATCTGAAGCGAAG GTTCTCATTAGGATGTTATCCAGTTATTACCGCCATGTATGTCGGTATGCAAACTCGTTAGTCACAAGATTCTATGGTGTGCATTGCGTGAAACCTAATGGTGGTCAAAAG GTCCGTTTCATTGTTATGGGTAACTTGTTCTGCTCGGAATATCATATACATCGAAGATTTGACTTGAAAGGTTCATCCCATGGCCGGACAACTGACAAGGCTGAGGAAGAGATTGACGAGACGACAACCCTTAAGGATCTTGACCTCAACTTTGTATTTCGCCTTCAAACATCTTGGTACTTAGAGCTTCTTGA ACAAATCAAGCGAGACTGCGAGTTCTTGGAAGCAGAAGGAATTATGGATTATAGTCTTCTGGTGGGGGTTCATTTCTGTGAAGATGTCTCAGCATCTAAAACAAGCATATCACCATTTATTGGTTCACCAA AAATATATGGCAAAAAGGAAGCTTTTCAAGAAGGAGATGCCTGGCCAGACTTACGAGACTCAATGTCAACCTGTCAAGATGTGAATGGGATTCTGGACACACG GAGACCCTTTATCCATCTGGGGGCAAACATGCCAGCAAAGGCAGAGCATGTCACAAGAAGTGAATCCGAGCCATTCGTAAGCGGTGTAGCATTGTCACCACCTACACAAAGCGGCAAGCTCCATGATGTATTCCTCTACTTTGGGATAATCGATATCCTTCAGGACTATGACATCACAAAAAAGTTGGAGCATGCCTACAAATCATTGCAGGCCGATCCCAATTCCATCTCGGCCGTGGACCCAAAGCTCTACTCTAGAAGGTTCCAAGATTTCATAAACAGAATCTTTGTGGAAAATGATTAG
- the LOC103987106 gene encoding large ribosomal subunit protein uL15x: MTTRFKKNRKKRGHVSAGHGRIGKHRKHPGGRGNAGGMHHHRILFDKYHPGYFGKVGMRYFHRLRNKFHCPALNVDRLWSLVPDAVKDAAAKDAAAAPLIDVTQFGYFKVLGKGMLPPGRSVVVKAKLISKIAEKKIKAAGGAVVLTA, encoded by the coding sequence ATGACGACCCGCTTCAAGAAGAACCGGAAGAAGAGGGGGCACGTGAGCGCCGGACACGGACGCATCGGGAAGCACCGGAAGCACCCCGGTGGCCGCGGCAACGCCGGAGGCATGCACCACCACCGCATCCTGTTCGACAAGTACCACCCTGGTTACTTCGGAAAGGTCGGTATGCGCTACTTCCACCGCCTACGCAACAAGTTCCACTGCCCCGCCCTCAACGTCGACCGCCTCTGGTCCCTCGTCCCCGACGCCGTCAAGGACGCTGCCGCTAAggacgccgccgccgccccccTCATCGACGTAACCCAGTTCGGATACTTCAAGGTCCTCGGCAAGGGGATGCTGCCCCCGGGCCGCTCCGTCGTCGTGAAGGCCAAGCTCATCTCCAAGATCGCAGAGAAGAAGATAAAGGCCGCAGGCGGCGCCGTCGTGCTCACCGCTTGA
- the LOC135582148 gene encoding polyadenylate-binding protein-interacting protein 3-like translates to MNSQQGRPSANGYNHRRVDTVTGSRMDSKMQSRKSAFPSFGSSNGIKAGRVTSPSRDRLTYVLTCLVGHRVEVHVKNGSIISGIFHATNADKDFEIVLKMAQVVNDGSVREQKSVHDTIKTPQPMIIPARELVQVLAKDVSLSSDEFTSGHAREKRKDLMIDSVISHSHHMEMERQLAPWMPDEDDPDCPELDNIFDGTLDRNWDQFETNETLFGVKSTFNEELYTTKLERGPQMKELERAASRIAREIEGEETHDFHLAEERGFYSHDDFGLDEESKYSAVRREANDSGFREKKKSGNEAQASYVETQATSSSVDEEMDLHFLADKDLGLSSVNHNTELMSNSISWSSPSLDVDIRLDANQIKDQVGKECMAIQESQASDDKHLSTESEGLSLSATLSDPSSCNQGNIITEPSDSPVLGKLPAASKPIDPPIQLGGSAEHACADSALSHPCLSPSSSCGSLSSDKSTLNPNAKEFKLNPNAKSFTPLSSMRLHTAVSDGSIYYPSNATAVPHMHGLPIGVGVGPSFGHQPVLYNPQAAPMQSSQAYVHPSGPMYGQQMIVGQPPQFYYVQSYPPEMPQKGRKF, encoded by the exons ATGAATTCGCAACAAGGCAGGCCATCtgccaatggatataaccatcgtAGAGTTGATACAGTGACAGGTTCAAGGATGGACAGTAAGATGCAATCAAGAAAGTCAGCCTTCCCTAGTTTTG GTTCATCAAATGGGATCAAGGCAGGAAGGGTTACTAGCCCATCACGGGATCGACTAACATATGTTTTGACATGTCTTGTTGGTCATCGCGTGGAAGTTCATGTGAAAAATGGTTCTATAATCTCGGGGATCTTTCATGCAACAAATGCTGATAAAGATTTTG AAATTGTTTTGAAAATGGCTCAAGTCGTTAATGATGGTTCAGTCAGAGAGCAGAAGTCTGTCCATGATACTATCAAAACACCTCAGCCAATGATCATACCTGCACGAGAACTTGTCCAAGTTCTTGCAAAG GATGTGTCACTAAGTAGTGATGAATTTACCAGTGGGCATGCACGTGAGAAGAGAAAAGACCTCATGATAGATTCTGTTATTTCTCATTCTCATCATATGGAGATGGAGAGACAGCTGGCACCATGGATGCCTGATGAAGATGATCCTGATTGTCCTGAACTGGACAATATATTTGATGGAACATTGGATAG GAACTGGGATCAGTTTGAAACAAATGAGACTTTGTTTGGAGTTAAGAGTACCTTTAATGAGGAACTATATACTACTAAGCTTGAAAGAGGTCCCCAAATGAAAGAGCTTGAAAGAGCAGCTTCAAGAATAGCTAGAGAAATAGAGGGAGAGGAAACCCATGATTTTCATCTAGCTGAg GAAAGAGGCTTTTATTCACATGATGATTTTGGCCTTGACGAGGAGAGCAAATATTCAGCTGTACGTAGGGAAGCCAATGATAGTGgatttagagaaaaaaagaaaagtggTAATGAAGCACAGGCATCATACGTTGAAACTCAAGCTACCAGTTCATCAGTG GATGAGGAGATGGATTTGCACTTTCTTGCTGATAAGGATTTAGGTCTCTCTTCTGTTAATCATAATACTGAGCTAATGTCCAATTCTATTTCATGGAGTTCCCCATCCTTGGATGTTGATATCAG GCTGGATGCAAACCAGATTAAAGATCAAGTTGGCAAGGAGTGTATG GCTATTCAGGAGTCTCAAGCATCAGATG ATAAGCATCTATCAACAGAATCAGAGGGGTTATCTTTAAGTGCCACTTTGTCTGATCCTTCATCTTGCAATCAAGGAAATATAATTACTGAACCTTCAGATTCTCCGGTACTTGGCAAATTACCTGCTGCTTCCAAACCTATTGATCCCCCTATACAACTTGGTGGTTCTGCGGAACATGCATGTGCTGACTCAGCATTAAGTCATCCTTGTTTATCACCGAGCTCTTCTTGTGGATCATTATCTTCAGATAAATCAACACTTAACCCAAATGCTAAG GAATTTAAGCTCAATCCGAATGCTAAGAGTTTTACCCCATTATCTTCTATGAGGCTGCATACAGCAGTATCTGATGGATCAATTTATTACCCTAGTAATGCAACTGCTGTTCCACATATGCATGGTCTGCCTATAGGTGTGGGG GTTGGTCCATCATTTGGCCATCAGCCTGTTCTTTACAATCCTCAGGCTGCACCAATGCAATCATCCCAGGCATATGTCCACCCTAGTGGACCAATG TATGGACAGCAGATGATTGTTGGGCAGCCTCCACAATTTTATTATGTGCAGAGCTATCCACCC GAAATGCCACAGAAAGGCAGAAAATTCTAG
- the LOC103987105 gene encoding uncharacterized protein LOC103987105 gives MERSRNSQKLQYDLAETRNDGFGPANQTLKQSPLSSSHTNSRSAEFVASDSARHALNYSFQTGEEFSIEFMRDKAIPKRPYIPNPSRHQISSSNYVDLRRRRAISNAEPGSESDIPGLASENKAPSKKIEKKGFVETNDKSYLALTRTLSHAPAGNSSYRGFHPRYASSDPSPTGVKFLCSYGGKFLPRPSDGKLRYVGGATHILRINKSMSWEELMQRARRMYNQTFVIKCQLPGEDLDALISVHCNDDLQHMIDECTVLEDSEASQRPRMFLFSSDDSDIMHFTLGTMEGDSEAQYVAAINGLEASVDTSSLLGLQSMSAGDFKKHPEFKDYNKRHNAEGPYSAIHHHDTYRSDGNGIPTSASTIETYAKPLNKLLNAHWSGTEDFSVGISSQDQNEENREAKPIVKGLSQQIDPAKENQSGHRFSSPVQQHGVSLSYLQLETPCGTSASDFETSSRHWMEILETQVSLPPDTSVSAGKSSMPQEHVQPYTSAGEVTTECSDYKPKITALVSEDSHPRVSRVSFKDQMPINQEELLIKLSNFNDQIGSHKSELDQFSHKKQQLVGLLVPVPVEDLSSESDILSIAANPLRSNPTSTWNDVKEIERCETSVSVIQRNQVGIVSIAQTPENSNCPHEPMSGSKPLTEHCACNHEEAVVPSSSHLASSQTVNARNRTSELHRKVEKPERDYTPSSVADEKNTLKKFRIWNESDMSGSQESSSFDGKIFMPDICSQDPLVEESEATKPNSPSSSIGSILKQKENPTLLSSKLCKEEITTTVRKLDTARKHADTHLGRDAGIASQGNSSLPTTKHNDPLNYTNSQFLPDLVSNSFSKVKTSEEPSNSTTSSKHNVIIGLDMPSGESQYSLLNLFNDEFSSKDVTFMNQKQVHEEHFLTEIEGSHSGQLHFAPLEDEVMFGQKNPQIDFDEVDSSLANVGENLRTALLEYEECVSDKKEVNEPGTDVSMEVPHLRNVQIIKDEDLEELRELGSGTYGTVYHGKWRGTDVAIKRIKNSYFTGQSSQTDKMILGFWREVGILSKLHHPNVVAFYGIVKYEPGGTLATVTEFMPHGSLKHVLRRKDKYLDFRKRLLIAMDAAIGMEYLHSKNIVHFDLKCDNLLVNLKDQSRPICKVCDFGLSKMKLHTMVSGGVRGTLPWMAPELLYTSGNKVSEKIDVYSFGIVMWEILTGEEPYADMHYGEVIGGLLHNTLRPPVPVSCNKDWRNLMELCWAADPEQRPTFTQIANCLCSMYKASQTRASS, from the exons ATGGAACGCTCGAGGAACTCCCAAAAGCTCCAGTATGATTTAGCAGAAACTAGAAATGATGGCTTTGGCCCTGCAAACCAAACTCTTAAGCAATCTCCATTGAGCTCCAGTCACACCAATTCTAGATCTGCAGAATTTGTTGCATCGGATAGTGCTAGGCATGCCTTGAATTACTCATTTCAAACTGGTGAGGAGTTCTCCATTGAATTCATGCGAGATAAGGCAATTCCAAAGAGGCCTTATATTCCAAATCCTTCTCGACATCAAATCTCTAGCTCCAACTATGTGGACTTGAGAAGAAGACGGGCCATCTCTAATGCAGAACCTGGAAGTGAATCAGATATTCCAGGTCTTGCCTCTGAAAATAAAGCACCATCAAAAAAAATAGAGAAGAAAGGATTTGTTGAGACCAACGACAAAAGTTACCTTGCATTAACAAGGACACTGTCACATGCCCCAGCTGGTAACAGTAGTTATCGAGGATTTCATCCTCGGTATGCTTCATCAGATCCTTCACCAACAGGAGTGAAATTCCTATGCAGTTATGGTGGTAAATTCCTACCTCGACCGAGTGATGGAAAACTCAGATATGTGGGAGGTGCGACACACATCCTCCGAATTAACAAGTCCATGTCCTGGGAAGAGCTCATGCAAAGAGCAAGAAGAATGTACAACCAAACTTTTGTTATCAAGTGTCAATTGCCTGGGGAAGATCTGGATGCCTTAATTTCTGTGCactgtaatgatgatttgcagcATATGATTGATGAGTGCACTGTTTTAGAAGACAGTGAGGCATCACAAAGGCCTAGGATGTTTCTGTTCTCCTCAGATGACAGTGATATCATGCATTTCACTCTTGGCACCATGGAGGGGGATTCTGAAGCTCAATATGTTGCAGCTATCAATGGTTTAGAGGCATCTGTTGACACTTCAAGTCTTCTAGGCTTGCAAAGTATGTCAGCCGGTGACTTCAAAAAACACCCAGAATTTAAAGACTACAACAAAAGGCATAATGCTGAAGGTCCATACTCTGCCATCCATCATCATGACACGTACCGGAGTGATGGAAATGGGATTCCAACTTCTGCATCCACTATTGAAACTTATGCAAAGCCACTCAATAAACTTCTTAATGCTCACTGGAGTGGAACTGAAGATTTCTCTGTTGGCATCTCAAGTCAAGaccaaaatgaagaaaatagggaGGCAAAACCCATAGTAAAAGGCTTGAGCCAGCAAATAGATCCAGCAAAGGAAAATCAATCAGGACATAGATTTTCTTCCCCAGTGCAGCAGCATGGTGTTTCACTTTCATATTTGCAACTTGAAACACCCTGTGGAACTTCAGCCTCGGATTTTGAAACTTCTTCAAGGCATTGGATGGAGATTTTAGAAACTCAGGTGTCACTACCACCTGACACTAGTGTTAGTGCTGGCAAGAGTAGTATGCCTCAAGAACATGTCCAACCTTACACTTCTGCTGGAGAAGTTACCACTGAATGTTCTGATTATAAGCCTAAGATAACTGCCCTTGTCTCTGAAGATTCACATCCAAGGGTCTCAAGAGTATCTTTTAAGGATCAGATGCCAATAAATCAGGAAGAGTTATTAATTAAGTTATCAAACTTTAATGATCAAATTGGTTCTCACAAATCAGAACTTGATCAATTCTCCCATAAGAAGCAACAACTAGTTGGACTTTTAGTTCCTGTGCCCGTAGAAGACCTGTCTTCTGAATCTGATATCTTATCCATTGCAGCAAATCCACTGAGGTCTAATCCTACAAGTACTTGGAATGATGTGAAAGAAATCGAAAGATGTGAAACTTCAGTTTCAGTTATCCAAAGGAATCAAGTTGGCATTGTATCCATAGCACAGACACCAGAAAATTCCAATTGTCCTCATGAACCTATGAGTGGCAGTAAACCCTTGACAGAGCACTGTGCATGTAATCATGAAGAAGCTGTTGTCCCTTCATCATCTCACCTAGCGTCCAGCCAGACTGTCAATGCAAGAAATAGGACTTCTGAATTACACAGGAAGGTTGAGAAGCCTGAGAGGGACTACACTCCATCATCGGTGGCTGATGAGAAAAACACTTTAAAGAAGTTTAGGATCTGGAATGAATCTGATATGAGCGGAAGCCAAGAGAGTTCCAGTTTTGATGGTAAGATATTTATGCCTGATATTTGTTCCCAAGATCCTCTTGTTGAAGAATCAGAAGCCACAAAACCAAATTCTCCATCTTCAAGCATAGGAAGCATCCTGAAACAGAAGGAAAATCCAACACTTCTTTCTAGCAAGCTGTGCAAGGAGGAGATAACTACCACAGTTAGAAAGTTGGACACTGCAAGGAAACATGCTGATACTCATCTGGGCAGGGATGCAGGAATTGCTTCTCAAGGGAATAGTTCTCTTCCTACTACGAAACACAATGACCCTCTTAATTATACTAATTCTCAATTTCTTCCTGATCTAGTCTCCAATTCTTTTTCCAAGGTTAAAACTTCTGAGGAGCCTTCTAATTCAACTACCTCAAGTAAGCATAATGTCATAATCGGCTTGGATATGCCAAGTGGTGAAAGTCAGTATTCTCTTTTGAATTTGTTCAATGATGAGTTTTCAAGCAAAGATGTCACATTTATGAATCAAAAGCAAGTTCACGAGGAACATTTTCTTACTGAAATTGAAGGGTCGCATTCTGGTCAACTTCATTTTGCTCCTTTAGAAGATGAAGTCATGTTTGGCCAGAAGAATCctcaaattgattttgatgag GTAGACAGTTCCCTTGCAAATGTTGGAGAAAACTTAAGAACAGCACTCTTGGAGTATGAG GAATGTGTATCTGATAAGAAGGAAGTGAATGAGCCAGGAACTGATGTTTCTATGGAAGTTCCACATCTAAGAAACGTGCAG ATTATAAAGGATGAAGATCTTGAGGAGCTGCGAGAACTGGGTTCTGGCACATATGGAACTGTGTACCATGGAAAATGGAGGGGCACAGATGTAGCCATTAAGCGGATAAAGAATAGTTACTTTACTGGTCAATCATCACAAACAGACAAAATG ATATTAGGTTTTTGGCGTGAAGTGGGTATCCTATCAAAGCTTCATCATCCAAATGTTGTAGCCTTTTATGGAATTGTAAAGTATGAACCAGGAGGAACATTGGCAACTGTGACAGAATTTATGCCTCATGGCTCTCTCAAGCATGTTTTACGGCGCAAAGACAA GTATCTTGATTTCCGTAAGCGGTTATTAATCGCAATGGATGCAGCTATTGGTATGGAATATCTGCATTCAAAGAATATTGTACATTTTGATCTGAAATGTGATAACTTGCTTGTAAACCTCAAGGACCAGTCCAGACCTATTTGTAAG GTCTGTGATTTTGGCTTGTCAAAAATGAAACTACACACCATGGTTTCTGGTGGTGTGAGGGGAACACTTCCATGGATGGCCCCAGAATTGCTCTATACCAGCGGCAACAAGGTGTCTGAAAAG ATTGATGTATATTCCTTCGGCATTGTCATGTGGGAGATTCTCACTGGTGAGGAGCCTTACGCAGATATGCACTATGGAGAGGTTATAG GAGGTCTTCTACATAATACATTGAGGCCTCCTGTGCCAGTTTCATGCAACAAAGACTGGAGAAATCTAATGGAACTATGCTGGGCAGCCGATCCTGAGCAACGACCAACATTCACCCAAATCGCCAACTGCCTATGCTCCATGTATAAAGCCAGTCAAACTAGGGCATCCAGTTGA
- the LOC103987107 gene encoding uncharacterized protein LOC103987107 → MASASAVTMAMPGVGRSRPLAGSDAFFQPLMLPVRPTPAAAGRWRPSSQRKVRASSAKEKAMSGLAAAALAAALVIPDVAEAAQPGVSPSLKNFLLSIVAGGVVLVVIVGAVVAVANFDPVKRS, encoded by the coding sequence ATGGCATCGGCTTCCGCTGTCACCATGGCGATGCCGGGCGTCGGCCGCAGCCGGCCCCTCGCCGGCTCGGATGCGTTCTTCCAGCCGCTCATGCTGCCTGTTCGGCCTACTCCCGCGGCAGCGGGACGATGGCGGCCGAGCAGCCAGCGCAAGGTCCGGGCGTCGTCCGCGAAGGAGAAGGCAATGAGCGGGCTCGCGGCGGCAGCATTGGCAGCGGCGTTGGTGATCCCGGACGTGGCGGAGGCGGCGCAACCGGGAGTCTCGCCGTCGCTCAAGAACTTCCTCCTCAGCATCGTCGCGGGCGGCGTCGTGCTCGTCGTGATCGTCGGGGCCGTCGTCGCCGTCGCCAACTTCGACCCTGTGAAGCGGAGCTGA